From Peromyscus maniculatus bairdii isolate BWxNUB_F1_BW_parent chromosome 8, HU_Pman_BW_mat_3.1, whole genome shotgun sequence, a single genomic window includes:
- the LOC102916738 gene encoding olfactory receptor 2T2-like, giving the protein MNRGNGTSADFILLGLFPELRYLGILITSILLIYFIAFTGNAVLVLLIWADSRLHTPMYILLSHLSLIDLALISTTVPKMVINFFSRKKSISKVACGTQIFFFFALGGSECLLLTLMAYDRYVAVCNPLRYSIIMNSRVCLWMALVSWGGGALNSLINTIYTMHFPFCGSREIHHFFCEMPAVLKLSCEDTSLYETVVSVICIVFVLLPLGLIMSSYLLIFLTVLRMNSPEGRRKALATCSSHLAVVSLYYGPAMIIYMTPHSFHTSEQDEILSMINAIFTPMLNPLIYSLRNKEVLAALRKVVSRRFILK; this is encoded by the coding sequence ATGAACAGAGGGAATGGGACCTCGGCAGACTTCATTCTCCTGGGGCTTTTCCCAGAGCTGCGCTATCTGGGCATCCTCATCACTTCCATTCTCCTGATCTATTTCATCGCGTTCACTGGGAATGCCGTCCTGGTCCTCTTGATCTGGGCGGACTCCCGTCTCCACACCCCAATGTACATACTGCTCAGCCACCTCTCTCTTATTGACTTGGCCTTGATTTCCACTACTGTCCCAAAGATGGTCATCAACTTTTTCTCCAGGAAGAAAAGTATCTCCAAAGTTGCCTGTGGGacccagattttctttttctttgccctTGGGGGTAGTGAGTGTCTCCTTTTGACCCTCATGGCTTACGACCGCTATGTGGCTGTCTGTAATCCCTTGAGATATTCAATTATCATGAACTCTAGAGTCTGTCTGTGGATGGCCCTAGTGTCCTGGGGTGGAGGCGCCCTGAATTCGCTCATCAACACCATCTACACCATGCACTTTCCGTTCTGTGGCTCCAGGGAAATTCATCACTTCTTCTGTGAGATGCCTGCCGTCCTGAAGCTCTCTTGTGAGGACACTTCCTTGTATGAAACAGTGGTGTCAGTCATCTGCATCGTATTTGTTCTTCTCCCCTTGGGACTCATCATGTCCTCCTACCTGCTCATCTTCCTCACTGTTCTCCGAATGAATTCTCCAGAGGGCAGGAGGAAAGCACTGGCCACATGCTCCTCTCACCTGGCGGTAGTGAGCCTCTACTACGGGCCAGCCATGATCATCTACATGACCCCCCACTCTTTCCACACTTCGGAACAAGACGAAATACTCTCCATGATTAATGCCATCTTCACCCCCATGCTCAACCCTctcatctacagcctgaggaacaagGAGGTGCTTGCTGCTCTGAGAAAAGTAGTGAGTCGACGGTTTATTTTAAAGTAG
- the LOC102926737 gene encoding olfactory receptor 2T27-like, with the protein MDPKNKTTADFILLGLFPNCRYPNLLIVLILFIYTLASAGNSILIFLIWLDPRLHTPMYFLLSQLSLIDLAYISSTVPKAATNYFTGRQSISFFACAAQMFSFLTLGLAECILLTLMAYDRYVAVCNPLRYTILMSPKVCLKMAASTWIGAVAAALVHTIYPMNFPICGSRKINHYFCEMPAILRMSCVDTSVYEMVKFVSTIIFLLAPFTLILTSYTLIFLTVLRMNSPKGKNKALATCSSHLTVVSLYFGQAIFIYMTPTSSHTPDQDQVGAVLGTIVTPMLNPLIYSLRNKEVIGALQKCTSRCCNCDNARSLW; encoded by the coding sequence ATGGACCCGAAGAATAAAACTACAGCTGATTTCATCCTGCTGGGGCTCTTCCCCAACTGCAGGTACCCAAACCTCCTCATCGTCCTCATCCTCTTCATCTACACCCTGGCCTCTGCTGGGAATTCCATCCTGATATTCCTCATCTGGCTGGACCCCCGCCTTCACACCCCCATGTACTTTTTGCTCAGTCAGCTGTCTCTCATTGACCTGGCTTACATCTCTAGCACAGTGCCCAAGGCGGCTACCAACTACTTCACCGGGAGGCAGAGCATCTCCTTCTTTGCCTGTGCTGCTCAGATGTTTTCCTTCCTCACCCTTGGTCTTGCTGAGTGTATCTTATTGACACtaatggcctatgaccgctacgTGGCTGTCTGTAACCCTCTGCGATACACCATTCTCATGAGTCCCAAGGTTTGTCTGAAGATGGCTGCCTCCACCTGGATCGGCGCAGTTGCCGCAGCCCTCGTTCATACTATCTACCCCATGAATTTTCCTATCTGCGGCTCCAGGAAGATCAATCATTACTTCTGTGAGATGCCCGCCATTCTGAGAATGTCTTGTGTGGACACGTCAGTCTATGAGATGGTGAAGTTTGTGTCAACCATTATCTTTCTCCTGGCCCCATTCACTCTGATCCTCACCTCCTACACCCTCATATTCCTCACCGTCCTCAGGATGAACTCTCCCAAGGGGAAGAATAAAGCCCTGGCCACCTGCTCCTCCCACCTGACTGTCGTGAGTCTCTATTTTGGTCAGGCCATCTTCATCTACATGACGCCCACTTCTTCCCACACACCTGACCAAGACCAGGTAGGAGCTGTGCTGGGCACCATCGTGACCCCCATGCTCAATCCTCTTATCTACAGCCTGAGAAACAAAGAAGTGATAGGAGCCCTACAGAAGTGCACCAGCAGATGCTGTAACTGTGACAATGCCAGGTCCCTCTGGTGA